TTAGTTGCATTATTTCACGTGATCCCCCGAATGCGCCTATTGGAAAGCCGCCGCCAATTACCTTGCCGAGCGTGGTTAAGTCAGGCACTATATTGAACATGCCTTGGGCCCCCTCAAGCCCCACTCTAAAACCGGTCACCACTTCATCAAGTATGAGTAGGGCACCGTATTCCCGCGTTAATCGCCTGGCCTCTTGAACAAATCCCTCCCTAGGCGGTATTAATCCATAATTGGCGGCCACGGGTTCCATTATTATCGCCGCGACCTCATTGCCTTTTTCCCTCATTACCCTCCCAAGGGCATCTATATCATTATATGGAAGCACGATGGTTAGCCTGGCAACCTCCTCCGGTATTCCTGCGCTAGTTGGGGTTCCCCATGTGGCCGCACCGCTACCGGCCTTCACTAGTACATAATCGTGACTACCATGAAAGTTACCCTCGAATTTAATGATTAATTTCCGTCCAGTGAATCCCCTCGCTAGCCTCACTGCATTCATGGTGGCCTCGGTTCCAGTGCTCACGAACCTAATCATTTCAATTGACTTAATGTGGCTCATTATTTTCTGGGCCTCCTCTATCTCTGCCCGAGTTGGTACTCCATATAGCCAACCCCTGTTTAATGCCTCCTCAACTGCCCTCCTGATAATTGGGTGGCCATGCCCAAGTATGAGGGGGCCGAATCCCATGCAGTAATCAATCAATCTTTCCCCATCTTCAGTGATTAGGTAAGGGCCCTCTGCTGATTTAACGTAGAATGGGTACGGCAAGTGCTTCATTGCCCTGGCAGGGCTATTGACGCCTCCCGGAAATATTTTTGAGGCTAAGGCAAATAAGTCGCTGGACATAGGTCTCGATTTGCTTATTGCCTTATTTAAGTTACTGTTAATGTGTTTACTAGGATTAACTGAAAGTTTCATTATGGGGTCTGTATCCATGATAAGCGTAATTGTTAATATCATTGAATGAAGACCATGGCAAAATGGGGGATGAAATAGGATTCATAATAGGCAACANTGGCTCCAGCGAGGTCAAGGTAGCCATAAAGACCGATCAAGCAGATAAGGTTCAATTATTTGAGTACGTCACATATAGGCACCTGGATAAAGTAGTGCTGGGCTATATCGTAAATATAAGTCGAGAACCATATAAGATAGGCGAGGACTTAGCCGCCGACGCATTAAGCAGTGACATAGGCGTGTCACTGATAGAAACAATAATAGCGACTGTGATTCTCCTAGGCTATAAGGACTCCGGCCTTAGACTTCCTCGAACGCCTCCTCCAATAGGAACCCCAGTTTACCATGCTGATCCTCAATTGATAAGGGATTACCTTGGATTAAAAGGTAAATTATGCATTGGTTCACTTGCTTCACAGGATGTCCCGGTTTGCCTGGACGAGAAAGGCCTAACGAGGCACATGGCCATAATAGCGGCGACGGGGAGCGGGAAGACGTGGCTCTCCGTTCTAATGATAGAGGAACTAATGAAACTGGGGGCAACAGTGGTAGTGCTGGATCCACATGGCGAATACGTGTCCATACAGAAGTCCGCCTCAAAACTAGGCAGTTTCAGCGTTACAGTGATTAAGGCATCCAAGCATCATGTTGGCGACAAACGATACTCAATGAATATATTAAAGGTTGACCCAGATCAATTAGCCACCATCGCCGGGGTTCCCAGCGGAGCATCTAGGATACGTCACATAATATACCTACTTCACTCCTTAATGAAGATAGTATCACGCACCACAAACGGCAGTGGTGAGTCCGGCTCCATTAAGGGAATGATAAGGTTGATCGACGCAGCATTGACGAGACCCATTGGTCCCGCCGATATTCAGCGGGCGCTAAATATACAGCAACCGATTGGCGATGATAATATAACGGAGCCGGAGCGATTTAGGCAATTACTGAATGAGTTAAGATCGATAGCCAACGATTCGCGGCAGAGAAGCGCATTAGTGAGTGCAAGGGTTTACTTGAGGAGGCTTGCCAGAACAGGAGTTTATAGGGGGCACACGACTCCCTTAACGGATATATTAAAGCCTAAGCATGTATCCATAATTAACTTGGCCGGCGTAAGTGATGAGGTTCAAGATCACATAGCTTATCATGTGTTGAGTCGAGTGCTGGCATCAAGGATAAATTANGTGAGGGATCTAAGGGATCCCAAGTATCCTTACCCAGTCGTGGTAATAGTGGAGGAGGCCCATAGGTTTGCGCCTCCCACTAAGTCAACCCTAGCCCACTCAATAATTAATAGAATAGCTGCAGAGGGCAGAAAATTCGGCGTCTACCTAATTGTGATAACCCAGAGGCCATCCAAGATTGATCAGGATATATTAAGCCAGTGTCAAAACCACGCGATACTGAAGATAGTGAATCCTCTTGATAGGGAGGCAATAATAGAGTCAAGCGAGGCCCTCAGCGATGAGTTAGTCAAGGTAATTAGCGGACTAAATAAGGGCGAGGCACTGTTGGTTGGTCCACTTGCTCCAGCTCCACTTCTACTGAGGCTTCGTGAGAGGAGGCTGGAGTATGGCGGTGGAGATATTGATCTTGACAAGTATTGGGGAATTAATGACTCGGAGATCATCACCAAGACAAGGGATTCCTGGCGCAAGGTAATCGGTCGCTTAGTTCCATCCCCCGAATTAGTCTCTGCTTCAATACTGCTTCCTGTAGATAAATTCAATCAAAGAGGAGCCATAATATCTGGCTATATAGACGATGCATCGGTCGAAATCAATCTAAAGGAGAGGACTTGGTCTTGCAGTAAGTGCGGTAATGCATTAATGCCATGCGAACACGTAATAGCATTATTCGCTAAAGTAGCTAGTGAGAAGCCATCAATACTTGGAGTTACTTANTGACTATTTTGAACAAGTATAGTCGCTATTGATAGAAAGAATGCTAAGCCTCGCCCCTTTAGGGGCGGGGGTCAGTATAGGGAAAACGAATTCATTTAATGAGGGGAATTTCAGTGATTGCCTTGCTCCTTATAATATTTACAGACACTTTGTAGTCCACATTGATTACACTTGGGGCTTCGCGCCCTACATATCCTCCTACCGAATTCTATTAGTGATAAGTGCCCCCATAGATACTCGTTGGGCTTGAATATGCTCATCCATGCTTTACTCGCTGAATCATATGTGGAGGCTAAGCCTATTCTCTTGCTGATTCTCAATATATGAGTATCAATAGGAAATACTGGCTTGCCTAGATTAACTAGTATAACATCTGCCGTTTTAGGCCCAATACCCGGCAATGACATTAAGAGTCGCCGCGCTTCATCGGCATCCATGCTTCTGATGAATTCCAAATCATTGCCGAACCTCTCCAAAACAGCCTTAGCCAATTCGATTAATTGCCTTGCTCTTCTTACATGCATGCCTGCCGGCCTAATCACCTCGGCTAATTCATCTTCGCTTAAGGAAAGGATGCCGCTTGGCGATACCTCAATTCGCTTCTTGAGTGCATAGAATGCTCTTCCAGCGTTTATATCGCTTGTGTTCTGCGTTAATACAGTAGCCACTAATGCCTCAAATATAGTGCCACCGCTCAGCATTACCTTCCACGCCACAAACTTCTCCGGATCTAGACCCAGTCTTGATAGCTCCATAATGATTAAGTCACGCATCCAGTAATTCCCTTCCCAGCCGCTTTATAATAATCCCTCCTCATTTAACTGGATTTANCGCGTCTTTTAGTCAAAACTTTCTCCCAGTAATCATTATTTTTCAATTTATTTCCCCTACAACATGTATTCACGCAATTCATTATTCCTCAAATCCATTTTAGCCTTAGTGATTAAATCGATGCAGTGCTATTGGGTCTATAAAAACGTAATTGCGTATCGCTAGAGTAGAAATAAGTAGAAATAATCTATATTATGCCAATAAGGCCCCTTCATGATGTCATAATAAAAAGAACGATAAACCTCGCCTTTTATGACGGCGGGAGTTGGGGCGGGGGTTTATGCTCTAGTATTAGGGGTTAGTTAGCTTCCCTGGTTAATCCCTAGGGAACGGGGAGCGAGGTTGACCCCACAATGCCAGGGAAACGAGTAGCACCCGCGAAAGGGGTGTAAACCCGTGAGGCCTCGGGGGAGCTCTCGCCGAATGGCGGGGAGGAGGTCAGAACAACGCTAAGCCTCGCCCTAGGAGGAGGTCAATAGTGAGTATTTCTGGGTTTTTGCTTTATGGGCATTCCCGGCCCTGCTCTCATGGCTATCCTGGAGATGCTGATTGTCTTTAGAACAACGCCAATGATTGCGGGCCACGGTATCTTCACAATTGCTAGTGGCAATGATAATATGAATAATGTTATTCCAGTTAGGAAAAGAACGGCATTTCCCTCACCACTAATTGCCTTGAAATCATTATAAAGAATGAAGCCGGCCACTAATTCAAATGAGTATCCAATCATTAGGAATAATCCCATGAGCGTGAATTGGTGAAGGATTCCCATTACTATGAACATAAACGTAAAACCCAAGGAGTATGGAGTGTACTTCCTTATGTAGTTGGAGGAGCCTAGCCCAGAGCTGCTGAACAACTTGT
The Thermocladium sp. ECH_B genome window above contains:
- a CDS encoding glutamate-1-semialdehyde aminotransferase (Converts (S)-4-amino-5-oxopentanoate to 5-aminolevulinate during the porphyrin biosynthesis pathway); translation: MSSDLFALASKIFPGGVNSPARAMKHLPYPFYVKSAEGPYLITEDGERLIDYCMGFGPLILGHGHPIIRRAVEEALNRGWLYGVPTRAEIEEAQKIMSHIKSIEMIRFVSTGTEATMNAVRLARGFTGRKLIIKFEGNFHGSHDYVLVKAGSGAATWGTPTSAGIPEEVARLTIVLPYNDIDALGRVMREKGNEVAAIIMEPVAANYGLIPPREGFVQEARRLTREYGALLILDEVVTGFRVGLEGAQGMFNIVPDLTTLGKVIGGGFPIGAFGGSREIMQLISPLGPVYNAGTFNAHPISMVAGLATINELEKGEAYAIANEASRRISESLVDIGSRLGIGVTVNRVASMFQFYFTDKPVETTNDVARSNEKMYLKVHAEALKRGVYLAPSQFEVNFTSATHTKEIVDETIRILEEAIKASKT